A genomic stretch from Komagataeibacter xylinus includes:
- a CDS encoding DUF554 domain-containing protein, protein MLIGSYTDAGVVLAGGILGAALSGHIPQRLKDGLPMMFGLASMGMGVSLIVHGHAVAVMVLSLLLGVIIGESCALETHLGVVSTWENRLVGRFVPMPADLMPEVFLERFVALTVLFCASGTGIFGAIHEGMTGDPSILLAKSVLDFLTAAIFATTLGFAVAAICIPQLAVLLALATGATYLAPLTTPLMNDNFAAVGGVLMLATGFRICGIVKFPVGNILPALVLAMPMTTIWLRFVGP, encoded by the coding sequence ATGCTGATCGGCTCATATACAGATGCCGGCGTAGTGCTGGCAGGCGGAATTCTCGGCGCGGCCCTGAGCGGGCATATTCCACAACGCCTGAAAGATGGTCTGCCTATGATGTTCGGTCTGGCATCCATGGGAATGGGTGTTTCGCTGATTGTCCACGGCCATGCCGTTGCCGTGATGGTCTTATCCCTGCTGCTTGGTGTCATCATAGGGGAAAGTTGCGCTTTGGAGACTCATCTGGGAGTGGTTTCCACATGGGAGAACCGCTTGGTGGGACGCTTTGTGCCTATGCCTGCAGATCTGATGCCAGAGGTATTTCTCGAACGCTTCGTTGCCCTTACCGTTCTCTTCTGCGCAAGCGGAACTGGCATATTCGGTGCCATTCACGAAGGTATGACGGGAGATCCTTCCATCCTGCTGGCCAAATCTGTTCTGGACTTCCTGACCGCCGCCATTTTTGCAACAACGCTCGGCTTTGCCGTTGCGGCCATATGCATTCCTCAACTGGCAGTTCTGCTGGCCCTTGCGACAGGTGCGACTTACCTTGCCCCGCTGACAACCCCGTTGATGAACGACAATTTTGCAGCCGTAGGGGGTGTGCTGATGCTGGCAACCGGCTTCCGGATATGCGGCATTGTCAAATTCCCGGTTGGTAACATACTGCCCGCACTGGTGCTGGCCATGCCCATGACCACCATATGGCTAAGGTTTGTCGGACCATGA
- a CDS encoding pyridoxamine 5'-phosphate oxidase family protein, whose protein sequence is MTIFTPRIDALLEEFHVMSLAVCAGHQQWAAPIFYVFDPLRGRLLFVTDPATRHGMLLGQAGRGVATVSGQDSSIPLLRGLQMEGPVRRLGIEDRELAANLYMARFSIPAHLQPIYWAFTPLYIKATDNRNGFGDKEEWRAE, encoded by the coding sequence ATGACCATATTCACCCCCCGGATTGATGCCCTGCTGGAAGAATTCCATGTCATGTCTCTGGCGGTTTGTGCCGGGCATCAGCAGTGGGCAGCGCCTATATTCTATGTTTTTGATCCGCTGCGGGGCCGCCTGCTGTTCGTGACAGATCCCGCAACCCGTCATGGTATGCTGCTGGGGCAGGCAGGGCGAGGGGTAGCAACCGTCAGTGGTCAGGACAGCTCCATTCCTCTCCTGCGGGGGTTGCAAATGGAGGGGCCTGTGCGGAGGCTGGGCATTGAGGACCGGGAACTGGCGGCAAATCTTTATATGGCCCGGTTTTCTATTCCAGCCCATCTTCAGCCTATCTACTGGGCGTTTACGCCGCTTTACATCAAGGCGACCGATAACAGGAACGGGTTTGGCGACAAGGAAGAATGGAGGGCGGAGTAA
- a CDS encoding tannase/feruloyl esterase family alpha/beta hydrolase yields MKRILLKLTVFLWIVGPAISLLSVFSNPARASDIASLSEVKPVTSCEALGNVDLAPAVGAAVHGQKAAVLDTPKGKFCKVTGQIAPAISFEVDLPMEHWTQRFLLGGCGGLCGMTQVGVSNAGACVPALNGEFVMAGDDMGHTGSMMGLAQGEFGKDPQKRIDFAYRANHVTALAAKALTAAFYGQAPKYSYFVGCSDGGREALMEAQRYPEDFDGISAGAPAALFTVQNSFYHAWNVRGNQRADGTNILLQNRVGVLHDAVIRHCDTLSGVKDGILEEPRACHFDPVWVQCAAGQSDTSHCLTAEETQAALRLYKGATDAAGRPYIIGGPLPGSELQWALPATARGESMSQGIAASAIAYVIPLQVDEKAADLTRFHFDDASFATMTKLAPLYNAENTNLRPFHQHGGRLILWHGLADQSISPLNTIAYYQGVQREMGVEQTDSFLKFYLLPGVGHCGNGEGFPQVDFLSPLMAWTESGIAPNAIRTEKTAQGDGPMGPPPGGHGKPPAGGQIHMAPMPSQPYARPDAVAIASRPVYPYPYIAQYVGAGDVNDAGNYRPVKSPVFLPMTFASHASLLIGPDNQKQYGVRDGKLAVEDTK; encoded by the coding sequence ATGAAAAGAATACTTCTAAAGCTGACCGTCTTTTTGTGGATTGTGGGGCCGGCAATCAGCCTCCTCTCTGTGTTCTCGAACCCGGCGCGGGCCTCGGATATCGCCAGCCTGTCGGAGGTAAAGCCCGTTACCTCCTGTGAGGCGCTAGGCAATGTCGATCTTGCGCCCGCCGTGGGCGCTGCCGTTCACGGCCAGAAAGCGGCTGTGCTGGACACTCCAAAGGGTAAATTCTGCAAGGTCACGGGGCAGATCGCGCCTGCGATTTCCTTTGAAGTCGATCTGCCCATGGAGCACTGGACCCAGCGCTTTCTGCTCGGCGGTTGCGGTGGCCTGTGCGGAATGACGCAAGTGGGCGTCAGCAACGCGGGAGCATGTGTTCCGGCGCTAAATGGCGAATTCGTCATGGCGGGCGATGATATGGGCCATACTGGCTCCATGATGGGGCTGGCGCAGGGCGAATTCGGTAAAGACCCGCAAAAACGCATCGATTTCGCCTATCGCGCCAACCATGTCACTGCTCTGGCGGCCAAGGCCCTGACGGCGGCCTTCTACGGCCAGGCCCCGAAATATTCCTACTTTGTAGGATGTTCCGATGGCGGGCGTGAAGCCCTGATGGAGGCGCAGCGCTACCCCGAGGATTTTGACGGGATTTCCGCAGGGGCTCCGGCCGCACTGTTTACCGTGCAGAACTCCTTTTACCATGCGTGGAACGTGCGCGGGAACCAGCGTGCCGATGGCACCAATATCCTGCTGCAAAACCGTGTGGGGGTGCTGCATGACGCCGTTATCCGTCACTGCGATACGCTTTCGGGTGTAAAGGACGGCATTCTGGAAGAACCTCGCGCCTGCCATTTCGATCCCGTGTGGGTACAGTGCGCGGCAGGCCAGAGTGACACATCGCACTGCCTGACAGCGGAAGAAACGCAGGCGGCGCTACGGCTTTACAAGGGGGCCACAGATGCGGCGGGGCGCCCATACATCATCGGTGGTCCACTGCCGGGTTCAGAACTGCAATGGGCGCTGCCTGCCACAGCACGCGGAGAGTCCATGAGCCAGGGTATTGCCGCTTCCGCCATTGCCTATGTCATTCCGCTGCAGGTGGATGAAAAAGCGGCTGACCTGACCCGCTTTCATTTTGATGACGCGTCCTTCGCCACCATGACCAAGCTGGCACCGCTATATAATGCCGAGAACACAAACCTCCGTCCGTTCCACCAGCACGGTGGCCGCTTGATCCTCTGGCACGGGCTGGCGGACCAGTCGATCTCGCCCCTGAACACCATCGCATATTATCAGGGCGTGCAGCGGGAAATGGGCGTGGAGCAGACTGACAGTTTCCTGAAATTCTATCTGCTGCCCGGTGTGGGACATTGTGGAAACGGTGAGGGCTTCCCGCAGGTCGATTTTCTGTCCCCGCTCATGGCCTGGACGGAATCTGGCATTGCGCCCAACGCTATTCGTACGGAAAAGACAGCCCAAGGTGATGGGCCGATGGGACCGCCGCCCGGAGGGCACGGCAAGCCGCCGGCTGGTGGCCAGATCCACATGGCCCCCATGCCCAGCCAGCCTTACGCCCGGCCGGATGCGGTAGCGATCGCCAGCCGCCCGGTTTATCCCTACCCCTACATTGCGCAGTATGTCGGGGCAGGGGATGTGAATGATGCAGGGAATTACCGCCCCGTAAAGTCACCCGTCTTCCTGCCCATGACGTTTGCAAGCCATGCCTCGTTGCTGATCGGTCCGGATAATCAGAAGCAGTATGGCGTCCGGGACGGAAAGCTTGCCGTAGAAGACACGAAGTAA